A region of Vitis riparia cultivar Riparia Gloire de Montpellier isolate 1030 chromosome 1, EGFV_Vit.rip_1.0, whole genome shotgun sequence DNA encodes the following proteins:
- the LOC117925125 gene encoding probable calcium-binding protein CML31 codes for MINCSIYERIFKRFDEDGDGKLSPSELRSCVGMIGEELLMEEAQEVVESMDSDGDGLVGLEEFVGWMEREGEKRKMEELREAFRMYEMEGSGCITPKSLKRMLSRLGESRSVEECSVMIGQFDVNGDGVLSFDEFKLMML; via the coding sequence ATGATTAACTGCAGCATATATGAACGCATATTCAAGCGCTTTGATGAAGATGGTGATGGGAAACTCTCTCCTTCGGAGCTTCGAAGTTGCGTGGGGATGATAGGGGAGGAGCTGCTGATGGAGGAGGCGCAGGAGGTGGTGGAGTCGATGGACTCAGACGGGGATGGGTTGGTGGGGTTGGAGGAATTTGTGGGGTGGATGGAGAGAGAGGGCGAAAAGAGAAAGATGGAGGAGTTGAGAGAGGCTTTTAGGATGTATGAGATGGAAGGGAGTGGGTGTATTACTCCAAAGAGCTTGAAGAGGATGCTGAGTAGATTGGGGGAGTCTAGAAGCGTGGAAGAGTGCAGTGTTATGATCGGACAGTTTGATGTAAATGGGGATGGGGTTCTGAGCTTTGATGAGTTCAAGCTCATGATGCTTTAA
- the LOC117931515 gene encoding protein kish, translated as MSALFNFHSFLTVVLLVICTCTYLKMQFPAILEHRTGFRGFFWKAARIGERLSPWVAVGCFTMGVSVIFF; from the exons ATG TCGGCGCTCTTCAATTTCCATTCATTTCTAACAGTAGTATTGTTGGTGATCTGTACCTGCACTTATTTGAAGATGCAATTTCCAGCAATCCTTGAACATAGAACTGG GTTTCGGGGTTTCTTCTGGAAGGCAGCTAGAATAG GTGAGCGATTGAGCCCTTGGGTAGCTGTGGGATGCTTCACAATGGGTGTGTCTGTAATCTTTTTCTGA
- the LOC117912062 gene encoding uncharacterized protein At3g27210-like: protein MGSCVSVHKSSESTMKLQWSTASKTTDSVLNESPVKENTVSTQQFKPQLNPSFRELGSKEEVFFDSQPWLESDCDDFFSINGDSTPHHGNTPMNQSSFRETPRLDRSHHMDKSPNSLIEPSPSDKKKLIELFRESFGDDPFVGNQDLQGIESNMANGRLKAKATIFDFLTNRGCSSERSPNKGYKPEKEKSAHSAQCCLPGLVRSLSFSDRKRRPSPAHNICRR, encoded by the exons ATGGGTTCTTGTGTTTCAGTCCATAAAAGCTCTGAGTCTACCATGAAACTTCAATGGTCCACTGCTTCTAAGACCACAGACAGTGTCTTGAATGAATCACCCGTCAAGGAAAACACTGTCAGTACCCAACAGTTCAAGCCTCAATTGAATCCCAGCTTCCGGGAATTGG GTAGCAAAGAGGAGGTATTTTTTGATTCGCAACCCTGGTTAGAATCTGATTGTGATGATTTCTTCAGCATCAATGGTG ATTCGACACCCCATCATGGCAATACTCCAATGAACCAAAGCAGCTTCAGAGAAACTCCTCGACTTGATAGATCTCATCACATGGACAAGTCACCCAATTCCTTGATAGAGCCCTCCCCATCTGATAAGAAGAAACTGATTGAGCTCTTCCGAGAGAGCTTTGGCGATGACCCATTTGTTGGTAATCAAGACCTACAAGGAATAGAAAGTAATATGGCAAATGGAAGGCTGAAAGCCAAGGCTACCATTTTTGACTTTCTAACAAATAGAGGCTGCAGTAGTGAAAGATCTCCAAATAAAGGTTACAAACCTGAGAAAGAGAAATCCGCTCACTCTGCACAGTGTTGCCTTCCAGGTTTGGTTCGGAGCCTGAGCTTTAGTGATAGGAAGAGGAGGCCCAGCCCTGCCCACAACATCTGTAGAAGGTAA
- the LOC117923408 gene encoding probable calcium-binding protein CML31, translating to MINCNVYERIFKRFDEDGDGKLSPSELGRCLGTIGEELLMEEAQELVESMDSDGDGLLGFEEFVGWMEREGEERKMEDLREAFRMYEMEGSGCITAKSLKRMLSRLGESRSVEECSVMIGQFDVNGDGVLSFDEFKLMML from the coding sequence ATGATTAACTGCAATGTGTATGAACGCATTTTCAAGCGCTTCGATGAAGATGGTGATGGGAAACTCTCTCCTTCGGAGCTCGGACGCTGCTTGGGGACGATAGGGGAGGAGCTGCTGATGGAGGAGGCGCAAGAGTTGGTGGAGTCGATGGACTCGGACGGAGATGGGTTGCTGGGATTTGAGGAATTTGTGGGGTGGATGGAGAGAGAGGGTGAAGAGAGAAAGATGGAGGATTTGAGAGAGGCCTTTAGGATGTATGAGATGGAAGGGAGTGGGTGTATAACTGCAAAGAGCTTGAAGAGGATGCTGAGTAGATTGGGGGAGTCAAGAAGTGTGGAAGAGTGCAGTGTTATGATCGGACAGTTTGATGTAAATGGGGATGGGGTTCTGAGCTTTGATGAGTTCAAGCTCATGATGCTTTAA
- the LOC117923967 gene encoding probable calcium-binding protein CML31: MINCNVYERIFKRFDEDGDGKLSPSELRRCLGTIGEELLMEEAQEVVESMDSDGDGLLGLEEFVGWMEREGEERKMEDLREAFRMYEMEGSGCITPKSLKRMLSRLGESRSVEECSVMIAQFDVNGDGVLSFDEFKLMLL, from the coding sequence ATGATCAACTGCAATGTGTATGAACGCATTTTCAAGCGCTTCGATGAAGATGGTGATGGGAAACTCTCTCCTTCGGAGCTCCGACGCTGCTTGGGGACGATAGGGGAGGAACTGCTGATGGAGGAGGCGCAGGAGGTGGTGGAGTCGATGGACTCGGACGGAGATGGGTTGTTGGGATTGGAGGAATTTGTGGGGTGGATGGAGAGAGAGGGTGAAGAGAGAAAGATGGAGGATTTGAGAGAGGCCTTTAGGATGTATGAGATGGAAGGGAGTGGGTGTATTACTCCAAAGAGCTTGAAGAGGATGCTGAGTAGATTGGGAGAGTCAAGAAGTGTGGAAGAGTGCAGTGTTATGATCGCACAGTTTGATGTAAATGGGGATGGGGTTCTGAGCTTTGATGAGTTCAAGCTCATGTTGCTTTAA
- the LOC117924719 gene encoding probable calcium-binding protein CML31 produces the protein MIDCSIYEHIFKRFDEDGDGKLSPSELRRYVETIGEELLMEEAQELVESMDSDGDGLLGMEEFVGWMEKEGEERKMEELREAFRMYEMEGSGCISAKSLKRMLSRLGESRSVEECGVMIGQFDVNGDGVLSFDEFKLMML, from the coding sequence ATGATTGACTGCAGCATATATGAACACATATTCAAGCGCTTTGATGAAGATGGAGATGGGAAACTCTCTCCTTCGGAGCTTCGACGCTATGTGGAGACGATAGGGGAGGAGCTGCTGATGGAGGAGGCGCAAGAGTTGGTGGAGTCGATGGACTCGGACGGGGATGGGCTGTTGGGGATGGAGGAGTTTGTGGGGTGGATGGAAAAAGAGGGTGAAGAGAGAAAGATGGAGGAGTTGAGAGAGGCCTTTAGGATGTATGAGATGGAAGGGAGTGGGTGTATAAGTGCAAAGAGCTTGAAGAGGATGCTGAGTAGATTGGGGGAGTCAAGAAGTGTGGAAGAGTGCGGTGTTATGATCGGACAGTTTGATGTAAACGGGGATGGGGTTCTGAGCTTTGATGAGTTCAAGCTCATGATGctttaa